The Streptomyces sp. NBC_00576 genome contains the following window.
GCAGGACGAGAGCGGCGCGCTGAAGCCGAGACGTTCACGGCCCGGTTGAAGAAGCAGGCTCACCGGGTCCGCACCGGCCTGCGCAGATCCGCCGTGGACTACTTCCGGGGCGACGGTTCGGACTGGATCGCGCTCGCCGGTCTGCTCCTCACGATCCCGATCATCGCGGTCATGACCCTCGCCAACTCGGTGTGGTGCTCACCGGCCCTGCTCGTCCTCCCGATCGTCGCCGGCGGCCTCCTGCTGCGCCCGGCCAGCCTGCTGGGCCTGTACGCGGCGGCGGCGACGGCGCTGATCGTGGAGTCGGTGAAGCTGGGCCCGTACACGGAGGGCCCGAGCCGGGTCACCCCGGGCGTGGTCCTCGTCGTGGCGGCCTGCGGTTTCTTCGGCCTGCTGATCGCCCAGTTCCGCAGCCGCGTAGGCGTCCCCTGGCGACGTGGCGGCACGATGCTGTTCGACTTGCGCGAACGCATCCGCGTCCAGAGCAAGTTGCCGCAGCTGCCGCAGGGCTGGCACCGGGAGATGGCGCTGCGCCCGGCGGGCGGCCAGTCGTTCTCGGGCGACTTCGTGGTGGCGGCCCGTACGAACGGGGGCCGCACGATGGAGGTCGTCCTGACGGACGTCTCGGGCAAGGGCATGGACGCAGGCTCCCGAGCCCTGTTGTTGTCCGGCGCCTTCGGAGGCCTGCTGGGCTCACTGCCGCCCCACGCCTTCCTCCCGGCGGCGAACGGCTACCTCCTCCGCCAGGACTGGGACGAGGGCTTCGCGACCTCGATCCACCTCGTCCTGGACCTCGACTCGGGCGACTACGAACTCTTCTCGGCCGGTCACCCACCGGGCCTCCAGCTCAGTGCGGGCACCGGCCGCTGGGAGGAAAAGGCAGCGGAGGGACCGCTGTTGGGCGTGTACGACGGAGCCCAGTTCGACCCCGTGAAGGGATCGCTGCGCTCGGGCGACGTCCTGATGCTGTTCACGGACGGCCTGGTGGAGACGTCCGAACGGGACATCGTCGAGGGCATCGACCGCCTGACCGGCGAGGCCGACCGCTATGTGGCCGGCGGCTTCCACGGCGCGGCCTGGCACCTCATCGAAGCGGTAGCCAAGGACGTGAACGACGACAGGGCCCTCCTCCTGATCTGCCGAGAGGGCCCCACAGCCCAGGCAACGATCTGACGGAGCCCAGGCCCAGGCAACTCAGCTCGTCCGGCGTTCGACAGGCGAGGCCGAAGCCCCAGGCCGCTTTTCCCACCCACCCCCCAGCCCGTCTGGGGGTCCCCCCTCTGGGGGAGTTCGAGGACGAGCGCGTTCAGCGCGACCCGGGGCCTGCCTCTAGGTCAAGATAACGTCAAGGAATCGTCAATATTTACTTTACCAAATAATTCCGGAAACTCACCGGAGCCGCCCGAACCCCACACTGACCAGATGGCAAAAACCCCACCAGTACCCCCGACGTCCCCAACGCCCCCAACACCCGTGACGCCCCTGACTCTGGCCGAAGTGGAAGCCACGGCCCGGGCCGCCCACGCGACGCAGACGGACAAGGCCGGCCGCCCGTACGTGGAGCACCTCCAGGCCGTCGCGAAGGGCGTACGCGCGCGTGGAGGTGACGAGGAACAGATCGCGGCGGCCTGGCTGCACGACGCCGTGGAAGACGGCGCGCTGTCCGCGCGTTGGCTGGAAGAGGCCGCACTGTCCCCTCGTACGAAGGACATCGTGCTGGCCGTCACCAAGCGCGCGGGGGAGGCCCCCGAGGCGTACGCCCGGCGCATCCTCGAGACCCCGGGCGCGCTCCTGGTCAAGGTGGCGGACCTGGCGCACAACGCGGACCCGGCCCGCCTGGCGGCACTGGATGCCCCGACCCGCACCCGTCTGACCGAGAAGTACGCCGGAATGCGCGCGCTTCTTGGGCTGCAAGAAGCATAAATATCATCCTAATTACCGCTAAAGAACATATTCCTGTGTCCTGGGTTTCTCTGTGCTGATAAATCGATCCGGTGGGGCCGATGATGCGTCACCGGCCGCATACGGCGGCCTCGTTGGTGGCACGATGGATCTGGCGGGGGTGCGAGGGCGCATCCCTGGGCCGGTAGAGCGGACCGACCATAGGGGTGTGATCAGTGTGGCCATTTCGTTGTCAGTGGTGCTGATGTTGGGAATCATCCTGGTGGTGCTGATTCGCGGAGGCACGATCAAGGCGGGCCCGGCAGTCGTCGCCATACTCTTCGGCTTCTTCCTCGCCTCGACGGGCATGGCCGACGACATCCAACGCTTCCTGAACTCGATAGCCGACACGATCAACGAGATCCAGTTCTGACCGCCGTCGAGAACCGGTCGAGAACCATGGGAGAGCAGCGAGACCCGCTGAAAAAGCGACCGGCCCGGTTCAGAGAACCGGGCCGGAGGCGGAAGAGAGCGGGCGACGGGAATCGAACCCGCGTAGCTAGTTTGGAAGACTAGTGCTCTACCATTGAGCTACGCCCGCACACGCGCGCCGCAGGTCAGGTGACCGCGGCACAGAAGGCATCGTAGCGGTTCGAGGCCCCTCGACGCACACTTCGTTTCCAGAACGCGACCGCGCAGCACCCCTCGCGGGCCCCCGCTCCACCCGCACTCCACCCTCAGTCCTGAAATGCGGCAACCTCACTGCCTGCGGCCATGTACCCTACGTGTCGCACCAGACGGGGTGTGGCGCAGCTTGGTAGCGCGTCCGCTTTGGGAGCGGAAGGCCGTGGGTTCAAATCCCGCCACCCCGACTACCTGCCGGACCACCGGCGAGATCACCTTTTGGGGCGCGTACCGCCTGCGGCTACTATGCAAGTTGCGCGCCCGTGTGTCTGCGTTGTTACGTCCCTCAAGGGCCGCGAATCCGCTGAGGCTCCGCCGTGT
Protein-coding sequences here:
- a CDS encoding PP2C family protein-serine/threonine phosphatase; amino-acid sequence: MAAGRERRAEAETFTARLKKQAHRVRTGLRRSAVDYFRGDGSDWIALAGLLLTIPIIAVMTLANSVWCSPALLVLPIVAGGLLLRPASLLGLYAAAATALIVESVKLGPYTEGPSRVTPGVVLVVAACGFFGLLIAQFRSRVGVPWRRGGTMLFDLRERIRVQSKLPQLPQGWHREMALRPAGGQSFSGDFVVAARTNGGRTMEVVLTDVSGKGMDAGSRALLLSGAFGGLLGSLPPHAFLPAANGYLLRQDWDEGFATSIHLVLDLDSGDYELFSAGHPPGLQLSAGTGRWEEKAAEGPLLGVYDGAQFDPVKGSLRSGDVLMLFTDGLVETSERDIVEGIDRLTGEADRYVAGGFHGAAWHLIEAVAKDVNDDRALLLICREGPTAQATI
- a CDS encoding HD domain-containing protein, translating into MAKTPPVPPTSPTPPTPVTPLTLAEVEATARAAHATQTDKAGRPYVEHLQAVAKGVRARGGDEEQIAAAWLHDAVEDGALSARWLEEAALSPRTKDIVLAVTKRAGEAPEAYARRILETPGALLVKVADLAHNADPARLAALDAPTRTRLTEKYAGMRALLGLQEA